A portion of the Lolium rigidum isolate FL_2022 chromosome 1, APGP_CSIRO_Lrig_0.1, whole genome shotgun sequence genome contains these proteins:
- the LOC124684073 gene encoding uncharacterized protein LOC124684073, which yields MAETALLIYAKQMGQEYELHFICDVNSTIPEDGVCCCAHSCSYPFSHMNILARRKGSQNDQVPTLFFIQYSNSDEHMQDKAFLCCPISDPSKDAGRCYHCEYDGIKIIHPSSKSYLGRCTDFEEMARGESAVDAQGLAKKGQMNTLFDDTLEYEDSIYFDPAWDVDFRIFIDRTARDQARQEKLKKEQQPGRSVDYSWIDKLVYEDYLTRSPYLMY from the exons ATGGCTGAAACTGCATTACTTATATATGCAAAACAAATG GGACAGGAATATGAGCTTCATTTCATCTGTGATGTGAATTCTACAATACCTGAGGATGGTGTATGCTGCTGCGCACACAGCTGCAGTTACCCATTTTCTCAcatgaacatcttggcgaggcgAAAAGGTTCCCAGAACGATCAAGTTCCCACACTCTTCTTCATCCAGTATAGCAATAGTGACGAACACATGCAAGACAAGGCATTTTTGTGCTGTCCTATATCTGATCCATCAAAAGATGCTG GTCGCTGCTATCATTGTGAGTATGATGGGATCAAGATTATCCATCCATCATCAAAATCTTACCTTGGGCGTTGCACGGATTTTGAAGAAATGGCTCGTGGAGAAAGTGCAGTGGACGCCCAAGGACTTGCTAAAAAGGGGCAGATGAATACTCTGTTTGATGATACATTGGAATATGAAGACTCTATCTATTTTGATCCTGCCTGGGACGTTGATTTTAGAATTTTCATCGATCGGACTGCTAGGGATCAAGCGAGGCAGGAAAAATTGAAGAAGGAACAACAGCCAGGGAGGAGCGTAGACTATTCTTGGATAGACAAATTGGTGTACGAGGATTACTTGACTCGGAGCCCATATCTGATGTACTag